Within Limisalsivibrio acetivorans, the genomic segment CATCCACACATATGGAGAAACCTGCGGAGCATGCCTGACGGAAGCCGAGGTCCTTGAGGTCGTCAAGGAAGCGTACTGTGTACCAGTTTCCGAGCTGCTTATATATATAGTCAACGAGCTTAACGAGGTCCTTCTTGGTGAATACCTGATTCACTGCGTCGAACTCGATCCCTTCGGGAACTATCTCGTAGAGAACCACACGGCCTGTGATAGTATCGTACATCTTGCCGTTGATTCGAACCTTTATCTCAGCGTGGAGATCGAGCCTCCCCTGATCGTATGCAATACGCACCTCTTCGGGTGAAGAGTATGTCTTGCCGGAACCCATGGCGTTTATCATACCCCTTGTGAGGTAGTAGATACCAAGAACCATATCCTGTGTAGGTACGGCGAGCGGCTTTCCGTGGGCGGGTGAAAGTATATTGTAGCATGCGAGCATGAGAGTTCTCGCCTCAAGCTGCGCCTCATAGGAGAGGGGCACATGCACGGCCATCTGGTCACCATCAAAGTCTGCGTTGAAAGCGGGGCAGACAAGGGGATGGAGCTGGATCGCCTTACCCTCAACGAGCATCGGTTCAAACGCCTGGATACCGAGCCTGTGGAGCGTAGGTGCACGGTTGAGCATCACAGGGTGTTCCTGGATAACCTCTTCCAATACATCCCATACCTCGGAACGCTGCTCCTCAACCATGCGCTTAGCCTGCTTGATTGTGGATGCGATACCCTTCTCCTTCTCTAGCTTGTAGTAAAGGAAGGGTTTGAAGAGCTCCAGAGCCATCTTCTTGGGGATACCGCACTGGTGCATCTTAAGATGGGGACCGGCAACGATAACCGAACGTCCGGAATAGTCCACACGTTTACCGAGAAGGTTCTGACGGAAACGTCCCTGCTTACCCTTGATCATATCGGAGAGGGATTTAAGCGGACGCTTGTTGGAGCTGCGGATAACACGGCCCCTTCTTCCGTTGTCGAAGAGCGCATCCACGGATTCCTGGAGCATCCTCTTCTCGTTTCGTATAATGATCTCGGGAGCGGAGAGCTCCATGAGTTTCTTAAGTCTGTTGTTACGGTTGATAACCCTTCTGTAGAGATCGTTCAGGTCGCTTGTGGCGAAACGTCCTCCATCAAGGGGAACAAGGGGGCGAAGCTCCGGCGGAATAACCGGTACAACGTCCAGAACCATCCACTCAGGCTTGTTTCCGCTCTTGCGGAAGGCCTCCACAACACGGAGACGCTTAGCAAGCTTAAGCTTCTTCTGCATGCTGGTGGTGTCCCTGAGTTCCTCCTTGAGTTCGAGGAGAAGTATATCAAGGTCTACCTTTTTGAGGAGGTCCTTAATCGCCTCTGCACCGATCTTCGCTGTGAAGGATGCAGGACCGTACTCCTCCTCCGCCCTGCGGAAATGATCCTCTGTGAGAAGTTCCTTCTCTTTGAGGGGTGTATCCTTGGGGTCGGTCACTATATATGATTCAAAGTAAATGATCCTTTCAATATCTTTAATGCTGAGGTCAAGGAGCGAGCCGATACGGCTGGGCGTACCTTTGAAGAACCATATGTGACAAACGGGGGATGCGAGGTCGATATGCCCCATCCTCTCCCTTCTTACCTTGGACTGGATAACCTCAACACCGCACTTCTCGCAGACTATTCCTCTGTGCTTCATACGCTTGTATTTACCGCAGAGGCACTCCCAGTCCTTAACGGGGCCGAAGATCTTGGCGCAGAAGAGGCCGTCACGCTCGGGCTTAAATGTTCTGTAGTTTATGGTTTCCGGTTTTGTAACCTCTCCGGAGGACCAGTCTGTTATCTTATCCGGTGATGCTATGCGTATTGCGATTGCATCAAAGAATACCGGGGTCTTATCATCTATAGGATTAGTCTTCATACCTATACGTCCTCCCTGCCAGAAGCGTCTACATCGATATCAATGTCATCTTCCTCACTAGCCGCTGCCTCTTCTTCCTCAATGTCCTTTCCTGTCTTGAGCTCTATATCAAGGGCAAGACCCTGAAGCTCTTTGATAAGAACGTTGAACGATTCGGGCATGCTGGGTGAGAAGCTGAAGTTGCCGTTAACTATTGCCTCGTACACCGTTGTTCTTCCTTCGACGTCATCGGATTTAACGGTGAGCATCTCCTGGAGTATGTTGGCTGCGCCGTATGCCTCAAGCGCCCAAACCTCCATCTCTCCGAGACGCTGGCCTCCGAACTGGGCCTTACCGCCGAGGGGCTGCTGGGTTACGAGTGAGTATGGTCCGGTGGAACGTGCGTGGATCTTCGTATCAACGAGGTGGTGGAGCTTAAGCACGTACATGATTCCCACCGTAACTTCCTGGTCGAAACGCTCTCCGGTTCTTCCATCGTAGAGGATGGTCTGTCCGTCCTCCTGGAATCCGGCACGGGCGAGCATCTCCTTGATGTCCTCCTCCCTTGCGCTATCGAATACCTCGGTGGCAACCTTGAAGCCGAGAGCCCTCGCAGCCCAGCCGAGGTGGGTTTCAAGAACCTGTCCGATGTTCATTCGCGAGGGAACCGAGAGGGGGTTGAGCACTATCTCAACGGGTGTGCCATCGGGAAGATAGGGCATATCCTCTTCGGGTAGTACTCGAGAAACAACACCCTTGTTACCGTGGCGTCCCGCCATCTTGTCACCAACACTGAGCTTACGCTTAATAGCAACATACACCTTTACGGACTTAAGAACGCCGGCGGGGAGCTCATCACCCTTCTCCACCTTCTTCTTCTTGTCCTTGTACAGATCCTCGGTGTCCCTGACCTTTTCGAAATATACGTTATTAATAGTAACAAGCTCTTCCTCAAAGGAACGCTTGTCCTCCACAGGGAGGTTCATAAAGTCGGAGTAGTCGAGCTCTGTGAGGAAATCCTCCTCAAGAACTGTGCCCTCCTTGATGGAGCAGTCGCCGGAGGTGTAGTCCTCGGTGACCTTGCGGCCGGCCAGAAGGTGTATAATCCTCGACTTTCTAGCCTTCTCAAGGGAGTTGAGCATCCTTTCGTACTCTTTGTTCAGATCCTCATGCTCGTGGTTTTCGATCTCTTCGGTACGGCCATCCTTCTCGATGCCCCTTCTGGTCATAACCTGAACATCAACGATGGTTCCAGTTATGCTCGGGGGAACTCTGAGGGAAGCGTCCTTAACATCGCCGGCCTTCTCACCGAAGATGGCACGGAGGAGCTTCTCCTCTGGCGTGGCCTGTGTTTCACCCTTGGGCGTAACCTTACCCACGAGGATGTCGCCGGGGCGTACCTTTGCACCCACACGGATGATTCCGCTCTCATCAAGATCCTTGAGTGCTTCATCACTTACGTTGGGTATATCCGAGGTAATCTCTTCGGGTCCGAGCTTGGTGTCTCTCGCCTCAACTTCGAATACCTCAATATGAATGGAGGTGTATGCATCCTCCTTAACAAGCTTCTCAGATATGAGGATGGAGTCCTCATAGTTGTATCCCATCCAGGGCATGAAGGCGAGGACCACGTTCTTGCCGAGGGCAAGCTCACCACCCTGAGTGGCGGGCCCGCCTGCAAGTATGGCTCCCTTCTTCACATGCTCACCCTTGTCCACGATGGGCTTGAAGTTGATACATGTGTCCTGGTTGGATCTTCTGTATTTTACGAGGTCGTAGACATCAACACCGAAGTCCCTGCCGTCCTCGTATCGAACAACAATCTTAACAGCATCAATATAGTCCACAACACCTTCGTGGTCTGCAATAACAACCGCACCGGAATCCACAGCAACCTTGCGCTCAAGGCCCGTTCCCACTATTGGGGAGTCTGTGCGGATGAGCGGAACACCCTGACGCTGCATGTTTGAACCCATAAGTGCCCGGTTCGCATCATCGTGCTCAAGGAAGGGGATAAGAGCCGAAGATACGGATACAATCTGCTTAGGAGAAACGTCCATATAGTCGATATTTTCCTTGGGCGTCTGGAGTGATTCACCCTTATGTCTCGCCGCTACGTACTCACGAATGAAGTTACGGTTTTCATCAAGGGGGGCGTTCGCCTGAGCAATGGTGTAATCCTCTTCCTCGATGGCGGACATGTACACAACCTCTTCGGTTACGTGGCCGTCCTCAACCTTCCTGTAAGGGGTTTCGATGAAACCGAACTCGTTGATCTTGGCGAAGGTTGTAAGGGACGTAATAAGACCGATGTTCGGTCCTTCAGGTGTCTCAATGGGACAGATACGTCCGTAGTGAGATGTATGAACGTCTCGTACCTCGAAGCCCGCTCTATCACGGTTCAGACCGCCGGGTCCGAGGGCTGAAAGCCTTCTCTTATGGGTAATCTCACTCAGCGGATTCGTCTGGTCCATGAACTGCGAGAGCTGGTAGCTTCCGAAGAACTCCTTAATGGAGGCTGAAAGGGGCTTCGCATTGAGAAGGTCCTGGGGAGTAAGATCCTCGATATCCTGGATACTCATACGCTCCTTAACCGTCTTCTCCATTCTGGAGAGTCCGATGCGGATGTGGTTCTGAAGCTGCTCGCCCGCTGCCCTAACACGTCTGTGGCCGAGGTGGTCGATATCATCAACGTTGTCTGTGCCCTTACGGATATTCTCAAGGACTCGTACCGTTTCCACGATATCATCCTTGCTGAGCGTTGTATGGTCGAGGTCTGTATCAAGGCCGAGCCTCTTGTTGATCTTAAGTCGACCAACCCTTGAAAGGTCGTATCTTTTAGGGTTGAAGAAGAGGTTATCGAAGAGTGCTCTGGAGGTATCCTCAGTGGCGGGTTCTCCGGGTCTGAGCTTTCTATATATCTCAATGAGAGCATCCTCTTCGCTCTTAACCTTGTCAGTGGCGAGGATGTCGCGGATTACACTGTCCGCTGTAGCTTTATCAATGAAAAGCAGTCTGAACTCATTGATTCCGCTTTCCGCAAGCTTCTCAAGCGCTTCCTCTGTAACAGGAGAGTTTGATTCGATAACAACCTCGCCGTCCGAATCAACAAGATCATCGGAGAAGAAGGTGTGCTGGATATCCTCGAACTGTACGGGGATACGGGAGATGCCTGCTTTTATAAGACGTTTTCTTGCGGCCTTCGTTATCTTATGATTTGCCTTAACAACGATTTCGCCGTTTTCGTCTTTAATATCCAGAGAGTTACGCTGACCAATCAGCCTCTCCTGGTTGAATTCCTTAGTCATGGAACCGTCCTGGGCCACTACTATATGTACCATATCGTAGTAGGTCTCAAGGATCTGCTTCTCGCTCATACCGAGGGCTTTGAGTAGAACGGTTACCGGTATCTTACGTTTCTTGTCGATGCGGACATACATGATGTTCTTCGCATCGAAGTCAAAATCTATCCATGAACCCCTGTAGGGTATGATTCTTGCACTGAAAAGGTGCTTTTCGACAACACTTTTCGACGCAGTAATGTCTTCGAAGAAGATTCCGGGTGAACGGTGGAGCTGGTTTACGATAACCCTTTCAACACCGTTGATTACGAAAGTTCCTCTGTCGGTCATCAATGGAACGTCGCAGAGGTATACCTCGGATTCTTTGGCGGAAACGACCAGTTTTTCACCTGTTTCTTCGTTAACGTCATAGTTTACAAGTCGAACTTTTACTTTTAACGGAGCAGCAAAGGTCGTGCTTCGGTCGATTGCCTCCCTCGGGGTGTACTTAGGCTTCTCGAGGGTATAGCTGAGATACTCGAGCACTGAAGTTTCGTTGAAATCAGTTATAGGGAATATTTCCCTGAATACTTCCTCAAGACCCTTGACCGTGCGGTCCTCTTCGGATATTCCCTCTTGGAGGAACTCAACGTATGAGCTCTTCTGTACCTCAATGAGGTCGGGCATATCGATTACTTTGGGAATCTTTGAGAAGCTTACTCTTTCAACGGGTTTCCTGGTTGAATCCATATTTATCACCTGCGCGGATATATATCCAATTATATATGAAGGCAGGGGGAGCATAGAAACTCCCCCTGTGTAATTCTAACAATTTTTGCTATTATGAGAGGTACTTACTTAACTTCTACAGAAGCACCGGACTCTTCAAGCTTGGTCTTAAGTTCTTCAGCCTCTTCCTTGGGGATGCCTTCTTTAACGGGGCTGGGAGCGCCGTCAACGAGAGCCTTCGCTTCTTTGAGACCAAGACCAGTGATTTCTCTAACTACTTTAATAACCTGAACCTTCTTATCGCCAGCGCCAGTAAGCACTACGTCAAATTCAGTCTGCTCTTCAGCCGCAGCAGCTTCGCCGCCAGCAGCCGCACCGGGCATCATTGCAACGGGAGCCGCTGCTGATACGCCGAATTTGTCTTCGAGCTCTTTAACGAAATCTGCAAGCTCGATAACGGTCATGTTTTCGATAAATTCTACAACTTGCTCTTTAGTAACAGACATTTCGTCCTCCATTAAGCTTCTTTTTGATCCTTAATTGCTGTAAGCACATTCAGCAGGCTGCGGGGGATGTTGCCCAGAAGTGATACAAAGTTCGATACGGGTGCATTCATCGATGCGAGAGCCTTGGCGAGGAGTTCATCCCTAGAGGGAAGATCCGCCAGTTTTTCAACGTCTCCCGCTGAAAGCATGTAGCCGTCGAGGAAGCCAGCCTTGATCTCGAGCTTTTCGAAATCCTTGGCGAAATTCTTCATATCTTTGGCTACAGCTGCGGGGTCGCCGCTTACGATGGTGCAGGCCGTAGGCTGCTTGAGAAATTCATCAAGCTCGGATATTTCATTGTTGTGCAGGGCGATTTTAACAAGCGTGTTCTTGACGACTTTAAAATCGCTGCCCTTCTCCTTCACCGCAGAGCGGATAGCCGTAAGCTGCGGGAAGGTCAGTCCTTTATAGTTAGCCAAGAACAGCGCATCGGACTCCTTAATCTCTTCTGTGAGACCACTGACATAAGCTTCTTTTTCTTCTCTTGTCACGCTGCCCTCCATTTTTCCGGTTGAGGTATATGTATCAACCGATCTCCGCAGGATTTACGCCCGAGTCGAAGAATCGAAACGGAGCACCTGCTTCTTTAACCAGATTGCTTTCGTACTTTAAAGTTCGTTTACCAGCTTCTGGTGATCCACTTTAACGCCGGGACTCATCGTTGTGGACACATAGATTCCCTTAACATACTGACCCTTCGCTGAGGAAGGCTTAAGCTTCATAAGGGTATCAAGAAGTGCTCTGATGTTCTGTGTAAGCTTGTCTGCATCGAAGCTCTTCTTTCCGACAACGGTATGGATTATTCCATTCTTGTCTACTCTGAACTCAATACGTCCCGCTTTGAGTTCGCCGACAACCTTGCCGATATCGTTTGTTACGCTGCCCACTTTGGGGTTGGGCATGAGACCCCTGGGGCCGAGTACACGGCCGAGTTTACCAACGCTTCCCATCATATCGGGAGTCGCTACTACCTTGTCGAAGTCGAACCAGCCACCCTGCACCTTCTCGACCATATCGTCTTCTCCAACAAAGTCTGCACCAGCCTCCTCAGCTTCCTTCGCTTTTTCCCCCTTAGCGAAGGCAAGTACACGGACATCCTTACCGGTTCCGTTGGGGAGGCTCACCGAACCACGGACCATTTGGTCTGCGTGTTTCGGGTTGACACCAAGCTTAACAGCTATATCCACAGTTTCATCGAACTTGGCGAATGCTGTTTCTTTAACGAGACCTACGGCCTCTTCCAGGTCGTAAAGCTTGGTTCTGTCGATTTTCTCGAGAGCTGCCTGGTACAGCTTCCCTTTTTTAGCCATTTGACGTCTCCTGTCTTTCAGACTAAAAAATGTTGGAGAGCCTTATGGGCTGACCAACATTTTTTGCAATGACATAAATTTACAGTGCTCAAAGATTGAGCTTAGAGCTCAACCTGAACTCCCATACTTCTGGCGGAACCTGCTACAATCTTGATAGCCTGCTCCATTTCCTTTGTATTAAGGTCGGGCATCTTAACCTCGGCGATCCTTTCGATCTGCTCTCTGTTGAGTTTGCCCACCTTTTCAGCCTTGGGGCTGCTGCTCCCTTTGCTGAGCTTGATCTCTTTCATAATAAGCTCTGACACGGGGGGAGTCTTTGTGATAAAGGTAAAGCTTCTGTCCTCGTAAACGGTGATGATTACGGGAACCTTGAAGTCTCCCACGTTCTGCGTAGCTGCATTGAAAGCCTTGCAGAATTCCATGATGTTGATTCCTCTCTGACCGAGCGCGGGACCAACAGGAGGGGAGGGATTTGCTTTACCGGCAGGGATCTGCAGTTTAAGCTGCCCTGATACTTTCTTGGCCATCTATAACCTCCGGTTATCCGATTCTTTTAACTTGAAGGTAATCCAGTTCAACGGGTGTCTGTCTGCCGAAGATGCTGACAACAACCCTGACCTTCTCTTTTTCCGGGTTCACTTCATCAACGGTTCCAGTGAAGCCGTTGAAGGGTCCGTCTATAACTTCAACCCTGTCATCCTTAACATACTTAGCAACGATTCTGGGCGCCTGTGACCTGGCAAGATCGATCATCGCCTTAACATCATCCTCAGGGATCGGTACAGGGTTGATACCTCCGACAAAACCGGTGACCTTGGGGATATTCTTTACGACGTGCCAGTTCTCGGTGCTCATCTCCATGTGTACAAGGATATAACCGGGGAAAGTTTTCTTCTTGCTGACTTTCTTCTTACCCTTTTTAAGCTCTACCACATCCTCTGTGGGGATAAGAACATCGTCTATCTGATCTTGAAGATTAGAGTTGCGGACCTTCTCCTCAAGGAGGGTCTTTACCCGTTTTTCAAAACCTGAATAGGTATGCACAACATACCACTTTTTCGCCATATAAATCGCCTATCCTAGTATATGAACTGAGTGAGCTTGGAGAGGCCGAAATCAACGACTCCTAGATAAAGAGCGCACAGCAGGCAGATAATGATAACAACTATTGTTGTTCCTACGGTGGAGTCCTTGCTGGGCCATACAACTTTGTTCAGTTCCTCTCTTACTTCACCAAGGAAGTTGGAAAGATTTCCCATTAAAACACGTCCTGAGTATAAAAAAATGGCAGGCCAAGAGGGAATCGAACCCCCAACCTTCGGTTTTGGAGACCGATGCTCTGCCAGTTGAGCTATTGGCCTGCGATTCTTAATATATTATTTAGTCTCTTTGTGAAGAGTATGTTTTCTGTCCCACTTGCAGTACTTCTTAAGCTCAAGCTTACCAGTCATGGTCTTCTTGTTCTTGGTCGTGCTGTAGTTACGTCTTTTGCACTCGGTACAAGCAAGTATTATCTTATCTCTCATTTTATATTCCTTACTCAACTATCTCTGTAACCACGCCTGCACCGACTGTACGTCCGCCTTCACGAATAGCGAAACGAAGACCGGGCTCCATGGCAACAGGAGTGATAAGCTCTACTTCACCGCTGATGTTGTCACCGGGCATTACCATCTCGGTTCCCTCGGGAAGAGTGATTACGCCTGTAACGTCCGTCGTACGGAAGTAGAACTGAGGACGGTAACCGCTGAAGAAAGGTGTGTGGCGTCCGCCTTCCTCTTTAGTCAGGATGTAAGCCTCGCACTTGTACTTGTTGTGAGGCTTGATTGTGCCGGGGCGGCAAAGTACCTGACCACGCTCTACGTCGTCCTTCTTGATTCCACGGAGAAGTACTCCTACGTTGTCACCCGCCTCGCCTTCATCAAGGATCTTACGGAACATCTCTACGCCTGTTACCGTTGTCTTGATTGTGTCGCGGATTCCAACTATCTCTATTTCCTCACCAACTTTGATCTTACCCTGCTCAATACGGCCGGTCACTACTGTTCCCCTACCGGATATACTGAACACGTCCTCGATAGGCATGATAAACTCTTTGTCGATATCACGCTCGGGCTCGGGAATGTAGTCGTCCATTGCCTGTACGAGTTCGTGGATTGCTCCTGCCCACT encodes:
- the rpoB gene encoding DNA-directed RNA polymerase subunit beta; translation: MDSTRKPVERVSFSKIPKVIDMPDLIEVQKSSYVEFLQEGISEEDRTVKGLEEVFREIFPITDFNETSVLEYLSYTLEKPKYTPREAIDRSTTFAAPLKVKVRLVNYDVNEETGEKLVVSAKESEVYLCDVPLMTDRGTFVINGVERVIVNQLHRSPGIFFEDITASKSVVEKHLFSARIIPYRGSWIDFDFDAKNIMYVRIDKKRKIPVTVLLKALGMSEKQILETYYDMVHIVVAQDGSMTKEFNQERLIGQRNSLDIKDENGEIVVKANHKITKAARKRLIKAGISRIPVQFEDIQHTFFSDDLVDSDGEVVIESNSPVTEEALEKLAESGINEFRLLFIDKATADSVIRDILATDKVKSEEDALIEIYRKLRPGEPATEDTSRALFDNLFFNPKRYDLSRVGRLKINKRLGLDTDLDHTTLSKDDIVETVRVLENIRKGTDNVDDIDHLGHRRVRAAGEQLQNHIRIGLSRMEKTVKERMSIQDIEDLTPQDLLNAKPLSASIKEFFGSYQLSQFMDQTNPLSEITHKRRLSALGPGGLNRDRAGFEVRDVHTSHYGRICPIETPEGPNIGLITSLTTFAKINEFGFIETPYRKVEDGHVTEEVVYMSAIEEEDYTIAQANAPLDENRNFIREYVAARHKGESLQTPKENIDYMDVSPKQIVSVSSALIPFLEHDDANRALMGSNMQRQGVPLIRTDSPIVGTGLERKVAVDSGAVVIADHEGVVDYIDAVKIVVRYEDGRDFGVDVYDLVKYRRSNQDTCINFKPIVDKGEHVKKGAILAGGPATQGGELALGKNVVLAFMPWMGYNYEDSILISEKLVKEDAYTSIHIEVFEVEARDTKLGPEEITSDIPNVSDEALKDLDESGIIRVGAKVRPGDILVGKVTPKGETQATPEEKLLRAIFGEKAGDVKDASLRVPPSITGTIVDVQVMTRRGIEKDGRTEEIENHEHEDLNKEYERMLNSLEKARKSRIIHLLAGRKVTEDYTSGDCSIKEGTVLEEDFLTELDYSDFMNLPVEDKRSFEEELVTINNVYFEKVRDTEDLYKDKKKKVEKGDELPAGVLKSVKVYVAIKRKLSVGDKMAGRHGNKGVVSRVLPEEDMPYLPDGTPVEIVLNPLSVPSRMNIGQVLETHLGWAARALGFKVATEVFDSAREEDIKEMLARAGFQEDGQTILYDGRTGERFDQEVTVGIMYVLKLHHLVDTKIHARSTGPYSLVTQQPLGGKAQFGGQRLGEMEVWALEAYGAANILQEMLTVKSDDVEGRTTVYEAIVNGNFSFSPSMPESFNVLIKELQGLALDIELKTGKDIEEEEAAASEEDDIDIDVDASGREDV
- the rplL gene encoding 50S ribosomal protein L7/L12, producing the protein MSVTKEQVVEFIENMTVIELADFVKELEDKFGVSAAAPVAMMPGAAAGGEAAAAEEQTEFDVVLTGAGDKKVQVIKVVREITGLGLKEAKALVDGAPSPVKEGIPKEEAEELKTKLEESGASVEVK
- the rplJ gene encoding 50S ribosomal protein L10; this encodes MTREEKEAYVSGLTEEIKESDALFLANYKGLTFPQLTAIRSAVKEKGSDFKVVKNTLVKIALHNNEISELDEFLKQPTACTIVSGDPAAVAKDMKNFAKDFEKLEIKAGFLDGYMLSAGDVEKLADLPSRDELLAKALASMNAPVSNFVSLLGNIPRSLLNVLTAIKDQKEA
- the rplA gene encoding 50S ribosomal protein L1, whose amino-acid sequence is MAKKGKLYQAALEKIDRTKLYDLEEAVGLVKETAFAKFDETVDIAVKLGVNPKHADQMVRGSVSLPNGTGKDVRVLAFAKGEKAKEAEEAGADFVGEDDMVEKVQGGWFDFDKVVATPDMMGSVGKLGRVLGPRGLMPNPKVGSVTNDIGKVVGELKAGRIEFRVDKNGIIHTVVGKKSFDADKLTQNIRALLDTLMKLKPSSAKGQYVKGIYVSTTMSPGVKVDHQKLVNEL
- the rplK gene encoding 50S ribosomal protein L11, yielding MAKKVSGQLKLQIPAGKANPSPPVGPALGQRGINIMEFCKAFNAATQNVGDFKVPVIITVYEDRSFTFITKTPPVSELIMKEIKLSKGSSSPKAEKVGKLNREQIERIAEVKMPDLNTKEMEQAIKIVAGSARSMGVQVEL
- the nusG gene encoding transcription termination/antitermination protein NusG produces the protein MAKKWYVVHTYSGFEKRVKTLLEEKVRNSNLQDQIDDVLIPTEDVVELKKGKKKVSKKKTFPGYILVHMEMSTENWHVVKNIPKVTGFVGGINPVPIPEDDVKAMIDLARSQAPRIVAKYVKDDRVEVIDGPFNGFTGTVDEVNPEKEKVRVVVSIFGRQTPVELDYLQVKRIG
- the secE gene encoding preprotein translocase subunit SecE, with product MGNLSNFLGEVREELNKVVWPSKDSTVGTTIVVIIICLLCALYLGVVDFGLSKLTQFIY
- the rpmG gene encoding 50S ribosomal protein L33 is translated as MRDKIILACTECKRRNYSTTKNKKTMTGKLELKKYCKWDRKHTLHKETK
- the tuf gene encoding elongation factor Tu codes for the protein MAKEKFTRSKPHVNVGTIGHVDHGKTTLTAAITNVLAQSGGASFVDYGNIDKAPEERERGITIATAHVEYESANRHYAHVDCPGHADYVKNMITGAAQMDGAILVVSSADGPMPQTREHILLARQVGVPCIIVFMNKVDMVDDEELLELVELEVRDLLSAYEFPGDDLPVVKGSALKALENPTDDQWAGAIHELVQAMDDYIPEPERDIDKEFIMPIEDVFSISGRGTVVTGRIEQGKIKVGEEIEIVGIRDTIKTTVTGVEMFRKILDEGEAGDNVGVLLRGIKKDDVERGQVLCRPGTIKPHNKYKCEAYILTKEEGGRHTPFFSGYRPQFYFRTTDVTGVITLPEGTEMVMPGDNISGEVELITPVAMEPGLRFAIREGGRTVGAGVVTEIVE